The nucleotide window TAGCTTTTCATTGAGGAACTGCTCTGTTTACTTTGGTACTACCAAGACGCCATTCCTTATTAATAAGGATTTGTTACGTGTGATTTATTTGAGGTCAAATTTACAGTGTAAGAATGAATTATAAAAACATATGGAAAGAAAAGTTTTCCTTTAGGGAGTGGCAGTCTTAGAACATTCAGGCCACTGCATAGTACTAAGTCTACCGTGGTAATGCCCGGAAGAAAGGACTTGCATCAAACATTGACAGACCTTGTTCAGCAGCAATAAATACTTAGTGAGGTTCTGAATGCACAAAAGCAGCAATAAATACCTGAGAGCTGCACAAGAGATAAGACCAACACATCAATCTAGTCCTCGTCTTCATCAAGAATAGTTCTAACAGGGCCCTTCACCCCGCTACCATTATACCCAATGAGCTCCTGAGTAGCCTTCGCGAGGAACTCTTCCGCAGCAGCACGAACAGACTTCCTCTCTGGCAGTGGCTGTGACTTCCTCTTCCTCCCAGACCAGCCCGCCCCTTCCCCTTTACTGATTGCCTGCATGCCCTTCTTCTGGTCTGAAAGTAACAAGAATCAGAACCACAACTCTATACCATACAGAGACGAGACCATACAAATTCAACAAGCAATTATATACCGTCTGTCAAATGGGACAACGAACGACCAATGAACCTTGCAGCCGCTTGCGTATTCACGGTGGTGGAAGGTCGCAGTGGTGCTGCAATTCAGAATCCAGGTTGTTATTGGTTTTTATAATCTTACTGAATATCAATTTGTAAGCCAAGCACGCAACAAGAGTGAACAAGTCAAGTACCCTTGTCCCATTCGTTCAATCGATTTAACTTCTCCTGCCACAGGCTCAACCTCTCCTGCAAAAGAAAGAAGGAGAGCTCTTAGGAATGTAACATCCTGTTTGAGCACACAAAAGGAAAAGGAAATCTCCAACTTGCTTCGCGTCAAAAGACAAAAGGAAAGTCATGATGTAATTCTCATGACACCCAAAAACACATGTCTCAAAACTTTCTCATGTCCAAATCACCCTCCCTATAAGTAGTAACTTAGTGCTCCAACATCAGATTAAGAGATACCAACATGACAGCATCCCACTAAACAGTCAGAGGTGAAAGTCACAAGCCCTGCCAGATCTGTTCTGACAGGCAAAAAATCTATCTATATTCGGCAAACACAGTCACATACTTCTGCGCGTCAACTACCGGGAAGCATCACATGTGTGTTCAAAGAGAAACTTACGAACTCCTTCTTGATAGGGTGCTCGTCCGGATTAATCCCGGAACACCTCAGCCGCACTGCAAAACACCGGGAAAAAACGACCTTTGTTATTCAGAAAGAAGAAAGGAATGTATGCGCGAGCTATACGGCAGAACGAGGAGGCGCGAGCCCGTGCCTGCGAAGAGGGAGGTCGCGGCGTGGGCTACGGCGAGGAAGGCGCGCGCCCGCTGCAGGGGCGGGAGctcggcgacggcgtcggggtcCTCGGCCGCTGCGGTGAGCATCTCGGCGAGGTGGTCCCCCACGGACTCGGTGGCCGCCAGGGCCTCCTCGGCGGCGCACAGCACCGCGGGCGGCACCGCCGGGGGCGCTCCCGCGACGGGGGCGGCACTGTCCATGGTCTCGATTTAggcggcggcgaaggcggagcGAGAGCTTTCTTTTTTCGGTGAAAAAGTAAAGCGAGGCGAGTTCGATTTGTGTTGGGggtgttttagggtttcaaatcAGCGTGTTTGGGGATCAACCGGTGATCTAATTGGGCCCGGCTATTGAACAGTCTCGGAGAGTTGGATTCCCTTCATCTTAACCTCCGGTTTCTCTCTTGGACTCTCTTCTCCGCACCTTGTCTCTCCTTATCTTCAACCTCCGccttctgtttttttttctttctttcagggCCCCTCTTCTCCTCATGCCTAACATCTCTCCTCCAACGGTGATGTCGTGTCATCCCCGCCTCTCGCGAGCCCTCGCCAACGACGCCGCGTCTGATCATGGCGTCCATGTCTCGAGTTTGGGCGCCAAAATGAAACAGAATATATAAAGCGTGCATGCTCGCCGTGTGGTTATCCAGCACAACACCTTATGTGTAGTCGGATTCTTAACCCATGCCTGCTCTCGTCCAAGATCTGAGAAGGGAGCATGGCGCATCGGCTAACATCATCACGTGATAGTGGTGTCCAAATGAAAAAGTTCCCCACCTGAACCTGTCAACCCTTTGCTACGCCTACACTAGCGACGATGCACTGCCTCCGTGCAATCTTGGTGTGGCATCATCAGGACGCATCAACCAACCACGACCCTTTCTCTCGCCCTCGGGCGCTTCTATCCATCATGCACGAAATAGATTAATCTGCAAAAACTAAAACTGACAACTGCACAATAGAATTTTATTTAATTGATATATTGTGTTGCCACAGCCGTGATGTGTTACACTACTGAGACCTACTAAGTTGTAGAAATCAGCAACCGTTTGGGCATGCAAAGTTAGGCAATACACAACTAATGATGTGGCGGTCGTGCAATGAATTGGTTTTCTAAGATTGTTAAActtcagggggggggggggtcacaAAAAAAGTCCGAATGAGCGATCTCGAGCTTGACATTTGCACAATGGCACTTCCCATGATTTAATTCACGCGGAAAAAATATGAATCGATGAGTCATTGCACAATTTTCAGAGAAGAAATAGGCGCTCGTGCATTTGGTCGAACATGTGCTATGCATAATTTTCAAGTGCGACAGGTGGGCTCGGCACACTCGGATGTGGTCACCAGAGAGGAGGGGGGAGACACCACAGTGGTCCTCAAGATCACCACAGACATGTCTGGGCTCGCGACGGCCGTGCGTTTGGGAGCCAAGGCCGCTCCTATGCGAGCAATGGTGTCCTTGCATGACGGCCATTGCAATGGCTATAAATGAGGATGATAGTGGCAGGAAAGAGCAGGGGGGCATCAGTGCTTGGTTAACGGTTTTTCTTCAACGTAAAATGATTGTCTAGCACCGTATATTGATGGAACACTACTTTGTTCCAAACCATGTGTATCCACCAGAGTACTTAAGGCCCCATGAAAGTGCATTGTCGGTTGTCACCCAATTACTTTTTTGGTGTTGATAACAATAGGATCAGGGAGATCTAATGTTAGTTGTCAAGTTTATTTCAGGACATTGGAATCTCGTGTTCTTCGGTGGCACGGATTTTTTTATTGATTTGCGTTATAGGAGAAACCGTACATTTAAGAGGGGTTTCTGAGATTAGGGAGTTGAGAAACTCATTTCACTCATGCACATATTGCCTTCCCAAAAAATGTCTCCTAAAGGAAGGGTTTTACAAGGTTGAAATGTTCTCGGCAAGTTGTCCGGGTTCCTAGGGTCATGGACCTCCGAGTGCCCAGAGGCATCAAGAGATACCAGCCACCAATGGGCGGTCAGGGTACCCGGAGTAGGGCGTGACCCTCTAACTGGTTTGGGTGTGGAATAGGTTTAATTACAAATTTTAATTACTCATTAGCAATTTTAGGCAAGTGCAGAATATAAATGTGAGCCTAACAATTGCTAAGGTGAGTCAAGTTACAAGCAAGGAAGACAAGAACAATATGTAGAAACTAAACAACACAATAGATATAGCAAATGCAAGGTCAATCGACCAAAGTAACCACAAGTATGGAGCTAGAGTTAGGAATAACTGAAACTCCAGAGATGACGATTCACTTACTAGGAGGGAAGCCAGTCAACGTTGGAGGGGTGGGTATTATATTACCACAAaggcactgagggagtcctgaattaggggtatccggacagccggactatatccattggccggactgttagactatgaagatacaagattgaagccttcgtctcgtgttcggatgggactctacttggcgtggaaggcaatctaggcaatacggatatgtatatctcctcctttgtaaccgaccttgtgtaaccctaacttctccggtgtctatataaaccggagggttttagtccgtaggacaacatacaatcataccataggctagcttctagggtttagcctctctgatctcgtggtagatctactcttgtactacccatatcatcaatattaatcaagcaggatgtaggattttacctccatcaagagggcccgaacctgggtaaaacattgtgtcccctgcctcctgttaccatccaccttagacgcacagttcgggacccctacccgagatccgccggttttgacaccaacattggtgctttcatttgagagttcctctgtgtcgtcgttgttaggcttgatggctcccacTATCATTGATGGCGAtccagtccagggtgagacttttctccccggacagatcttcgtgttcggcagctttgcactgcgggccaatttgcttggccatctggagcagattgaaagttacgcctcTGGCCACcgggtcaggtttggaagcttaaactatacggccgacatccgtggagacttgatcttcgacggattcgagcctctgccttgtgcgtcacgcggtcacgatgagcacgatttagctctaccatcggacattgttcaggagatcgcgcaggcagccgcttcgaccctcaattcggagtcggttgcgccgtccatggacgggtggatggaccccgccacggaggcattacccttagcggcgatcgagccgaacatcgaccttaacTTGcccgagagccgtgttgttaaactgccgaattcttctccggccacggactccgaaccgcctgcgcccgttcctatcgaatctgattgggcgccgatatggagtttacctccgcggatatctttcagcactcgcccttcggcgacatactgagctcattaaggtctctctccttgtcaggagagtcctggccgaactacgtccggcaggactgggatgcggacgacgaagaaaattcgcggcccacccaccacccacttagtagccactatcgatgacttaaccgacatgcttgacttcgactccgaagatatcgacggtatggacgacgatgcgggagacgaagaggaaccgctgcccacagggcactggacagccacctcatcatatgatatatacatggtggatacacccaaagaaggcaatgacaacgagacagcggaggatgacccctccaagaagcaacccaagcgccgacgtcagcggcgccgctctaagtcccgccaaagcaaaagtggtgatactggCACAGGAGGTAATAACACTTCGGATAGCATCGAAGACAACaacaaccccctccagcaagatttcgagcaggaggatggaggagctagccctcctgagagagcgacatacgaagaggaggaggaggataattacatgccccctccgaagacgaggcaagcctcggcgatgacgaattccccgtgccagaggatcccgtcgaacaagagcgcttcaagcgtcggcttatggccacggcaaatagccttaagaaaaagcagcagcagcttcaagctgatcaagatctggtagctgacagatggactgaagtcctcgcggccgaggaatataaactcgagcgctcCTCCAAGAGTTACCGAAAATGCAGGctgctacctcgactggaggaagaagcgtatgatgcggctgatcggccacctcgtggccgtgatagagaggtATTCCAGCAAAAAGCtgagcccgcaccccgacgccattcaaataaaaaagcatggggaaacacgccagacctgcgagacgtattggaggacaaagcaaaacatgcaagatcgatctacggatcacgaggacgcgccactatgcgagacgataaacatcacgccggatacaataaaagtaaatccggccgggccgaacacagcgggcaagacccatttgagctgcgtcgcgatatagcccaatatagaggcgccacacaccccttatgcttcacagacgaaataatggatcatcaaatcctagaaggtttcaaacctataaatattgaatcatacgacgacacaacagatcccgcggtgatgacttacacgccatcaaatacctcccactaaagctcaaaggaccagcgcggcattggcttaacagcttgccagcagagtccaccagctgttgggaagatctggaggtCGCATTAAGATCTGaaggccgcattcctcgacaacatttagggcatttatgtgcgaccaccagatgccgatgacttgagccacataattcagcagccagaagaatcggccaggcaattccggactcggttcctaacaaagaaaaatcaaatcatcgactgtccggatgcagaggccctagcggctttcaaacataacatccgcgacgagtggctagcccggcaccttggtcaggaaaggccaaaatctatggcagccctcacgacactcatgacccgcttttgtgcgggagaagacagctggctggctcgcagtaacaatatgtcaaagaaccatggtacctcggataccaaggacggcaataacAGGTcccgtcgcaacaaacataagcgccgcattaacagcgataatactgaggatacggtagtcaatgccggattcaaaggctctaaacccggtcagcggaaaaaaccatttaaacaaagtacgccaggcccgtccagtttggaccgcatactcgatcgctcgtgtcaaatatacggcaccccagacaagccagccaatcacaccaacagggattgttgggtgttcaagcaagtgagcaagttaattgccgaaaacaaggataaggggtcacatagcgatgacgaggaggagccccgacagccgcacatcggaggacagaagaggtttccccca belongs to Triticum urartu cultivar G1812 chromosome 7, Tu2.1, whole genome shotgun sequence and includes:
- the LOC125520153 gene encoding nuclear nucleic acid-binding protein C1D yields the protein MDSAAPVAGAPPAVPPAVLCAAEEALAATESVGDHLAEMLTAAAEDPDAVAELPPLQRARAFLAVAHAATSLFAVRLRCSGINPDEHPIKKEFERLSLWQEKLNRLNEWDKAPLRPSTTVNTQAAARFIGRSLSHLTDDQKKGMQAISKGEGAGWSGRKRKSQPLPERKSVRAAAEEFLAKATQELIGYNGSGVKGPVRTILDEDED